In Eucalyptus grandis isolate ANBG69807.140 chromosome 4, ASM1654582v1, whole genome shotgun sequence, the following proteins share a genomic window:
- the LOC104429592 gene encoding dynamin-related protein 4C has protein sequence MGDDQAPVRSEPEPKPPLVARRPPLAASYNDRMRPLLNVIERLRNLMVMGEGVHLPTIVVVGDQSSGKSSVLESLAGVNLPRGQGICTRVPLIMQLQENPQADRPQLYLEFNGKVVPTDEDNIAKAINDATDEIAGHGKGVSKTPLTLVIEKPGIPDLTMIDLPGMTRVPVHGQPENIYEQISEMIMEYIRPEESLILNVLSATVDFSTCESIRMSQMVDKTGRRTLAVVTKADKAPEGLLEKVTADDVNIGLGYVCVRNRIGAETYEEARLEEAKLFDTHPLLCKIEKSIVGVPVLAQKLTQIQATMMAKYLPEIVTKINDKLDTNIAELERMPKNLSSIEDAMMAFMEIMGSAKESLRKFLLRGEIDEFLDEKDMPCTARLAEMLNQYYDELRNWTENNLTTNFLLEEMEVLEKAKGIGLPDVLPQTAFVTLLQRKVKEISSKLPSLVVRVWDCIEGVVIQALMQHSENYPQLQSSTRRTASSLIKKMKGKTMNRMMKIIEMEKLTDYTCNPEYLLERNKLMNHQDYFFNYYRSYSSVQLEGLGAVDTTHLRNHDQQLIRLAFHLKMRMTPYWKIVMRRFVDMVALHLRFSVQNLVNKEMEKEIRHELSGPGIIKKMMEEKPEMVEKRKKLNKNVKLLRESAEVVAQFMNRIATDGDYDR, from the exons ATGGGCGACGACCAGGCTCCTGTCCGCAGTGAACCTGAACCCAAACCCCCGTTGGTTGCCCGTAGGCCTCCACTCGCGGCCTCCTACAATGACCGGATGCGCCCCCTGCTCAATGTAATCGAGAGGTTGCGAAACCTCATGGTCATGGGGGAGGGCGTCCATCTCCCCACCATTGTCGTCGTTGGTGACCAGTCCTCTGGCAAGTCGAGCGTCCTCGAGTCCCTCGCCGGCGTCAACCTGCCACGGGGGCAGGGCATTTGTACGCGTGTCCCTCTCATCATGCAACTCCAAGAAAACCCTCAAGCTGATCGCCCCCAGCTCTACCTCGAGTTCAATGGCAAAGTTGTCCCCACCGACGAGGACAACATCGCCAAGGCCATTAATGATGCCACTGACGAGATCGCGGGTCATGGGAAGGGTGTCTCGAAGACGCCGCTGACTCTGGTCATCGAGAAACCCGGCATCCCAGACTTGACCATGATCGACTTGCCTGGAATGACGAGAGTCCCCGTTCACGGCCAGCCTGAGAACATCTACGAGCAGATCTCAGAGATGATCATGGAGTACATAAGGCCTGAGGAGAGCCTCATCCTCAATGTCTTGTCCGCGACCGTTGACTTCTCCACTTGCGAGTCCATAAGGATGTCGCAA ATGGTGGACAAGACAGGCAGGAGGACTCTGGCGGTCGTCACAAAGGCTGATAAAGCTCCGGAGGGCTTGCTGGAGAAGGTGACGGCGGATGATGTCAATATAGGGCTTGGATATGTGTGTGTGAGAAACAGGATTGGTGCCGAGACCTACGAAGAAGCAAGGCTGGAAGAGGCGAAGCTGTTCGACACGCACCCTCTGTTGTGCAAGATCGAAAAGTCCATCGTCGGTGTGCCTGTCTTGGCACAAAAGCTGACGCAGATTCAAGCCACCATGATGGCCAAGTATCTGCCCGAGATCGTCACGAAGATCAATGACAAGCTGGACACGAACATCGCCGAGCTTGAGAGGATGCCCAAAAATCTGTCCTCGATTGAGGATGCCATGATGGCCTTCATGGAGATCATGGGGTCGGCGAAGGAGTCGCTGAGGAAATTCTTGCTGAGAGGCGAAATAGACGAGTTCCTGGACGAGAAGGACATGCCCTGCACTGCCAGGCTGGCGGAGATGCTGAACCAATACTACGACGAGCTCCGAAACTGGACCGAGAACAACCTGACGACTAACTTCTTATTGGAGGAAATGGAGGTCTTGGAAAAGGCCAAAGGGATTGGCCTCCCGGATGTCCTCCCTCAAACCGCCTTTGTCACCCTTTTGCAGCGGAAGGTGAAGGAGATATCGAGCAAGCTGCCGAGTCTTGTGGTTCGTGTTTGGGACTGCATTGAGGGAGTTGTGATTCAGGCGTTGATGCAACACTCGGAGAATTATCCGCAGCTGCAGTCGTCGACGAGAAGAACGGCGTCCAGTCTAATCAAGAAGATGAAGGGGAAGACGATGAATAGGATGATGAAGATTATAGAAATGGAGAAGCTCACTGACTACACTTGCAACCCTGAGTACCTGTTGGAGCGGAACAAGTTGATGAACCACCAGGACTATTTCTTTAACTACTATAGAAGCTATAGCAGCGTTCAACTCGAGGGGCTTGGGGCTGTCGACACGACCCATCTCCGGAATCACGACCAGCAGCTGATTCGGCTGGCGTTCCAtctgaagatgaggatgacccCATACTGGAAGATTGTGATGAGGAGGTTTGTCGACATGGTGGCACTGCATCTGCGGTTCAGCGTGCAGAACCTGGTGaacaaggagatggagaaggagattAGGCACGAGCTGAGCGGGCCTGGCATCAtcaagaagatgatggaggaaAAGCCGGAGATGGTGGAGAAGCGCAAGAAGCTGAACAAAAACGTCAAGCTGTTGAGGGAGTCTGCGGAGGTGGTGGCCCAGTTCATGAACCGGATCGCTACCGATGGCGATTACGATCGCTAA
- the LOC104442920 gene encoding LOW QUALITY PROTEIN: dynamin-related protein 4C (The sequence of the model RefSeq protein was modified relative to this genomic sequence to represent the inferred CDS: inserted 2 bases in 2 codons; deleted 1 base in 1 codon), which yields MGDDRALVHGVPEAEPPLIARPAPLADSYNDRIRPLLDAVDKLRNLNVMKEGIPLPTIVVVGDQSSGKSSVLESLAGINLPRGQGICTRVPLIMRLQDNPHADRPELYLEFNGKVVHTKEDNISVAINDATDEIAGHGKGISNAPLTLVVKKDGVPDLTMVDLPGITRVPVHGQPEDIYEQISEMIMEYIRPEESIILNVLSATVDFSTCESIRMSQMVDKTGKRTLAVVTKGDKAPEGLLEKVTADDVNIGLGYVCVRNRIGDESYGEARLEEAKLFETHPLMCKIDKSIVGVPVLAQKLTQIQATIMAKCLPEIIKKINDKLKANVAELKKLPKNLSSVAEAMTAFMQILGSAKESLRKILLRGEFDEYPEEKNMHCTARLMEMLNRYSDELQNCAENDLRTKFLLEELEVLEEAKGIGLPNFLPRTAFLTXLQRKVRAISSKPPSFVARVWEYIEGVVIRVLMRHSENYPQLQSSTRRAASGLINKMKEKAMDRMMEIVEMEKLADYTCNPEYMLEWNSLMSQQNIFMEAINNVSKPSYIVLNGIGEVDVENLRHRKQHIQEAFDLKMRITTYWKIVLXRFVDSMALHLLFSVQNLVSNDMEKEIVGELIGPNGSGGIERMLEEASSVAAKRDKLNRSIKLLRDSAAEVAKIMDIISTDFDYTD from the exons ATGGGTGATGACCGGGCTCTCGTCCACGGTGTACCTGAAGCCGAACCCCCGTTGATTGCCCGCCCGGCGCCTCTCGCCGACTCCTACAATGACCGGATCCGCCCCCTGCTCGATGCAGTTGACAAGCTACGAAACCTGAATGTCATGAAGGAGGGCATACCGCTCCCTAccatcgtcgtcgtcggcgaCCAGTCCTCCGGGAAATCAAGCGTCCTCGAGTCCCTCGCCGGCATCAACCTGCCGCGGGGGCAGGGCATTTGCACCCGCGTCCCTCTCATCATGCGGCTCCAAGACAACCCCCACGCCGACCGCCCGGAGCTCTACCTCGAGTTCAACGGAAAAGTCGTCCACACGAAAGAGGACAACATCTCCGTGGCCATTAATGACGCCACCGACGAGATCGCGGGCCATGGGAAGGGCATATCGAACGCCCCGCTGACTCTGGTCGTCAAGAAAGACGGCGTCCCGGACTTGACCATGGTCGACTTGCCCGGAATCACGAGGGTGCCCGTACACGGCCAGCCGGAGGACATCTACGAGCAGATCTCGGAGATGATAATGGAGTACATAAGGCCTGAGGAGAGCATCATCCTCAATGTCTTGTCCGCGACCGTTGACTTCTCCACCTGCGAGTCCATAAGGATGTCGCAA ATGGTGGACAAGACCGGCAAGAGGACTCTGGCTGTCGTCACAAAGGGTGATAAAGCTCCGGAGGGCCTCCTCGAGAAGGTGACGGCCGATGATGTCAATATAGGACTCGGTTACGTGTGCGTGAGGAACCGGATTGGTGACGAGTCCTACGGAGAAGCGAGGCTGGAAGAGGCGAAGCTGTTCGAGACACACCCTCTGATGTGCAAGATTGACAAGTCCATCGTTGGTGTGCCTGTCTTGGCACAAAAGCTGACGCAGATTCAAGCCACCATTATGGCCAAGTGTTTGCCGGAGATCATCAAGAAGATCAATGACAAGTTGAAAGCGAATGTGGCTGAGCTTAAGAAATTGCCCAAGAATCTGTCCTCGGTTGCGGAGGCCATGACGGCCTTCATGCAGATCCTGGGATCGGCGAAGGAGTCGCTGAGGAAAATCTTGCTGAGAGGCGAGTTCGATGAGTACCCAGAAGAGAAGAACATGCACTGCACGGCCAGGCTAATGGAGATGCTGAACCGATACTCCGATGAGCTCCAAAACTGCGCCGAGAATGACCTGAGGACCAAGTTCCTTTTGGAGGAATTGGAGGTCCTGGAAGAGGCCAAAGGGATCGGGCTCCCGAACTTCCTCCCTCGCACCGCCTTTCTCA CTTTGCAGCGGAAGGTGAGGGCGATATCGAGCAAGCCGCCGAGTTTTGTGGCTCGTGTTTGGGAATATATTGAG GGAGTGGTGATTCGGGTGTTGATGCGACACTCCGAGAATTATCCTCAGCTTCAGTCGTCGACGAGAAGAGCAGCGTCCGGTCTGATCAacaagatgaaggagaaggcgATGGATAGGATGATGGAAATTGTTGAAATGGAGAAGCTCGCTGACTACACATGCAACCCTGAGTACATGTTGGAGTGGAACAGCTTGATGTCCCAGCAGAACATATTCATGGAGGCAATCAACAACGTGTCAAAGCCTAGCTACATTGTCCTCAACGGGATCGGGGAGGTCGACGTGGAAAACCTGAGGCATCGCAAGCAGCATATTCAGGAGGCGTTCGATCTGAAGATGAGGATTACCACGTACTGGAAGATTGTGC GGAGGTTCGTCGACTCGATGGCGCTGCATCTGCTGTTCAGCGTGCAGAACCTGGTGAGCAACGACATGGAGAAGGAGATCGTGGGCGAGCTGATCGGGCCAAATGGCAGCGGCGGCATCGAGAGGATGCTAGAGGAAGCGTCGTCGGTGGCGGCGAAGCGCGATAAACTGAACAGGAGCATCAAGCTGTTGAGGGATTCTGCAGCGGAGGTGGCCAAGATTATGGACATAATTTCTACTGATTTTGACTACACTGATTGA